CTTGCCCTCAATAAGGACCCCATTAAGGCCCTTTTCCAGCCTAATAAGGTCGGATCAGGCCCAACATCAAGGCCCAGTTCGGGCAAAATAATTCTGTGGGCCTGAAGCCGGAGAAAAGAACCCTCAGCAGGGCCTAACTTCGGCCCAATAACCAAAGTCTCTGTTTGGGCCGAATGAGAAGCTATAAACCCAACGTTCGGCCCAAACAACAGTCAAACACGCCCAATTTGGGCCCAATAGGTCCTTATACCATGGCCCGTCGGCCATAATTCGGCCCATTAAGATTCGAAATAGGCCCACCTGAAAATTCCATTTGGGCCCAGTTttttgggtgcgtttggatgggcatttagaaagcccatccaagccccaaagccctttcaccctaaaatagggtgtttggcaaagattcccaaggggctttcaagtgaaagtctccccttgggaatgctgaagcttccatttaatgaaaaatattgttcccttcaaaactttcttgaaaatccACCATTGCCcctgcatttatttaatttttaaatgaaaaaggagtAGCCCTTCGCCGGACAGGCGAAGGGCGACGGCCGCCAGCGGCCGccggccgaggtcgcccgaggtcaaGCGACCTCACGGCGGGTCACGCGACCCAGTAGAGGGCCGCCGAGGTcacccgacctcgggcgaccgggTCTCTCGGGGGCGACCGTGGTCGCTCGACCCAGGGGCGCGAGAcccggtcgcccgaggtcgggtgacctccggcggccctcgggcGGCCCTCTGGCCGGGTCGCCCGAGGGTcgcgcgacggcgagggccACCGTGGCCGCGAGACCCGAGCGACCGCCATGGGACCctgtcgcccgaggtcgggcgacctcgcgACGCCGCCGACGCGATCCGGCTCACCGGCGGCCAcacccttcgccggaccggcgaagggtttagttttttcaaaaaaaaatatatattttcaaaaaaatatatatatatatatatatatatatatatacaatacccatcaaagcccattgcgaaagtttttttaccaaacgcacattcaactcaaagttccatttgcaaaaattttttaccaaacacaactgcATTTTCTCCAAGTAGCTTTggactttcagcatttgcattggacacAAAGtccattgcaaatgctgaaccaaacacaaCCTTTGTCCCAATAATTCCTCTATAGGGCTCAACTTCGTTCCCCACCCCCACAAGGCCCAAATTTACCCAATTTTTGGCCCATTAAGACCCAAAAGTACGGCCCAAAGAAATGTTGACCCAACAATGTCCTTTTTGACCACACGAAAATCATACACCCAATTTTCTGCACAAATTGGGGCCCAATAGTTATCCATATGGCCCTACTTCTGGCCCATAGAGAAAGGCCCAACAAGGCCCATTTTCGTGCAACAAAAGAATCCGAGCCGAAGGCCTTCAAGGATGCCCAGTTTTGACCCGATAAGGCCCGGCTTGTAACTAAAAAACCCAAAGTAGGCGTAAAGCATAGTGCATTAGACACGCCCCTTTGCGGGTGGGCCTCTACTTGACCCAATGGACCAATTAAGCTGTAGGCCCATGGGCATTTACTTCCAAGGGACCAAGGGACCATTTGTAGGACAATTGTGGCTGTGTGTCCATGAGGCTCATCGAAACTGCAGGCCTTGTACTAGTGGGCCACGTTTATGGGACTCAGTTATAAGCCCCAACCCGAGTCACCTTAAAGGGCCGATTGGTCCATTTGTTAGGTGATCAGGGCTAACCATTGACGTCAATAACAGCTACGTCCTAGTCCCGCCAGACCGGTTCAATATTTTCTTCACCAAAACGGCAGCAAAATGCCACCAAACCCAAATATCGGGGGCTCGACGGGCGACTAATCCCATTACGCAGTGGGATTAAAGACCTGCCGAGAGCTCATTTACCTAATCTGAGCGCAGACAGCAAGAGGAACATCCATCGACCTCTGGGATACTTACATATGAGGAAAAAGTGACCCAAGACCAGCTTCACATGGCTCTAATAAGTgccaaaacaaatgaataatgGCTTTACCGTCCGCaaccaaccaaaaaataaataaataagaccCATATGAACAGCCATGTGAACGCTGGCAAAAACCTTTGGTATTTCGCATCCTTCGTACTTGGTGCACGAAATCAGACGGCTGCTAGCAATATAGATACACATCATGTCCCCACCCCATATTCTCACACCGTACGAAATTTATATCCCTTCAAATACTCATTCCTCCACGAATCAAGCCTTCCAGGATGCAGTTCCAGGATGCAGACCGTAGCATcagcaattaatttttttacttaccCACCGATGGATTTGTCAGCAGTTCAAGAGATTTTCGCAAGAAGTCCACTGCAATGGAAACATCATCAAATGCTAATGCCCCAACAGCAAACCTAGCAGCTTTGTGTGCCTCGGCGATTTTTTCAGGTGGCGGCTGGTAGTTACTGTCATATTTGTATGCTTCTGCAGGAGGAGCTTCTGGAGCAGTTCCATTTCGGCTGCCAGCCCCATACTGAGCGGTTGAAGCATAATTTTTTGAGGTTTGATGATCTGACTGGGGAGGGTAGGACTCATCGTGGCCTTGGTAGTATGAAGAATATTGAGATGGGACGGATGAGAGGTTACTTTCCGTGAAACTCGGATAGGATTGGAAATGGGGATATGAGTAAATAGGGGTCTCCTGAGAAGGATAATTATTTGGTATGTGTTGTTGTGATTCTGATAGGTAAGTGTGTGGAATATTCTGCTGTGGTTCTGAAGGATAATTATGTGGCATCTGTGGCAGTTGTTCTGAGGGGTAATTATGCGGCATCTGTGGCAGTTGTTCTGAGGGATAACCATGTGATAAATGCTGTTTCACATCTGAAGGGCGATTCGGAGACGCATGTGAGGATTCTTGTGCATAGTTTGGGGGAGGGTGTGAAGATTCTTGAGGATAGTTTGGAGGGGGGTGCGAGGATTCTTGAGGATAGTTTGGAGGGGGGTGCGAGGATTCTTGAGGATAGTTTGGAGGATGGTATGATGAGTAAGTAGAACTTGCAGCTTTTGTGATTGGAGGAGAAGGTGGCTGAAAGTCATGAGATGGAGGAATGCCTGCAGAGTGATGGTGTTGGTGGTCCAATTTCTCATGGACCTGAGGTGATGAATCAACTTCTGGTCCAGCATTGGAGAAAGCAGAGTCACTAGGCCCCAGGTCCTGCAAAGGAAACTACATAATTAATCCTACAGGAAGCCGTGTGGGTGAGCATCACAGCAAAATAACGGAAATTCCCAACCCCACCCTGCCCCccacaaaacaaataaaaaataacaccagggaaaaagaggaaagaaagaaacccaAAACTCAAGCAAATACAATCTGAGTCCAATAATAATGCATGTAGATGTAGACCCAATTTTGGATCATTTGCTTTTCAGACCActaaattaatgagaatgaaCTTTGCCACTTATTGAAAAAGAAGTATCACAGGTGTTAGCACCAGAAAAACCCAGTTTAgcttcaaaaatcataaaagaaaatattagaggattaaaaaggaaagaaaaaaagggaataaagagagaaaacagaagAGAAAGCTAATGCCTGCCTCTACAGAGGTGATCAATATTgaaccttgcatttcaaaatcaaaactgCTAAGGCATTGTTTGATTAACAGGGCATTGTTTGGGAGTGGATTTGGTGACTTCTAATAAAGAAGAATTTTAATATGGTAGGAACGTGTTATTAGTTTTATTAATTTGCTTAGATTAACGGTCGTTTACAACAAAACACTCAAAGCcagaaaaattacattttggTTCCAAAGTGTTACCAAACATCACAAGTCTGGTAATTATCAAACTTAATTTTATACGATTTGGTTATAACTTGTTAGCATTGCCATGGCTAACCTAGCCTCCATCACTGAGGACCAACAAGGGATATAGATATTTCTATCTATAGATTCTTCTAGAAATCCATCCAGTAGACTCTGTATGGTTGAGTGGTTCATTcggtaaataaataaataaaattattttaacgaTGCCTATTGTCACAAACACTAGATTCATTGGGAGAACATAAATAGCTCGAGCCAACATTGGTTTTAACCAAATAGGACATAAAGGAACTACTATTCATATTATCTGCGTACAACCGCAATAAATGCTTGAATGTGAACCACAACCATATTGGCAAATCAAAACAAGTCTACCCCTCACGTGACACAGTCTTGACAACTGGTACATTGTCCTGAAACACAGCTCATTGCATACAAGGAACTATCAACAACACGAGATGGAGAAGGGGTGGGGGTGGAAAAAAACCAAAGTACACTTCCCGATTAAAACCATATCACAAATCTGGGTGGATGTAAATAGTATGATTCATGGCATTACTAAACTAGCCAAAGACCCAGGACGAAATAACAAGATCTCATGGAAGAATTCAGGAGTGTAACAGAGTAAATAGATTCATTAGCAACtattaaaggaagaaaagaaacgtACATATGAACCACTCGGTGCACTTGATGGCATAAAGAGTTCTTCATCACCAGAGGGTGGCCCAGGTACTggcttccttccttctttcaaGGCTTTCCTTATATCTGCCGCCTTCCATGCAGCATACTTCTGTTTTTGTTCAAGCTGTCAATTAAAGCCACAAAAGAATTACCATCAATATTTGACATCTAAGTACTTGATAGCCAAGAACACGGAgtttcaagcattccactggaATAATGAGTTAATTCTGGAGGGCAGAGAATTTTGGGACAATCAATTATGGAATTGAACCTATTTTTCAGATCTGTAAAAATAAGTGAAtcttcaatttgatgaattgattttatCTTAATGAAGATGTCGAGTTATAATTACTCTAATTACAGACAATACCATACAAGTAATATATTTCTCTTATCCAATAACCATTTGCAGAAATCGTAATGGAGATCATGCATCGCGATTGTCTTAATATTTGTCAAATGAAGAATGtgtaattgaaaacaaaatcaaaaaattaaggCTGGCCAAGAAAATGGCCCAGCCTTTATATATGTTGAaaggttgcttttttttttttttggggggtgcaGATCtagaaaaaatcaaaccaacACCATAAGACACTGTAAAGCTTACATCTGGCTGAAGAGGACCAAATTGGTTGAGAATCTCAAAGAATATGCTAGCAGcataaaatgtttttgcagtATTCCTGTAACAAGAATTCAAGGAGATTCTGTTAATCAACTagccttaaaaataaaaataaaaataataataaaaaaaaaggatcagcATCAGCATTTTTTACTTCTGTTCAAACTGTGATTTCCTCAAAGACTATCAATAAAGGCATGCGAAAGATCTATACAAAATGCTATGTATCAGATGTCAGTTTCTATCAATAAAGAAATTTCTTAAAATACTTGAGGTGCtgtaaaaataaagaaggatCATGCAAGCGTcatacttttcaatatttgaaagAATAAAAGCATAGAGAAACTAAATTAAggtaaaatttgaagaaagattaaagttaaaaatcaaatcacgTTAAAAAATAAGAAGTCAATTAATCATACAAATCAGCGCGCCCAGCACGATCTTGTTTGTCTGCCTTCCCAAACACATTCAAGGCAAAACCCTCCAGATGCAAGCTGTCTTCTGGCCCCAGAGTTAGTGATTTTTTGTCCTGTTAAAAAACCAAGATAGCTAGCAATGAGAACAGAGCAGTGCCAGGATCAGTCAAATTTAAGGAAGCTGGacaaaaatacatatatatagaaACACAATGACAGCTCTCAAAGCATGAGAAGGATCAAGACATCCCCCCAAAAGAAAGCCAATTGAAAAAGGCGATAAAAACAGTGGATAGTTTGCACCGCTATCCTATTGTCTTAGTTCAGGATATTGGATATAAATTATGATATTCTAAAGATTGTTCCTTCACAACTATGACCTGTTGAACATGCCCTATGCATAAAGTGAAACTctagtagaaaaaaagaagacaaagacaTACTGACAGAGGGCTAATTGATGTGATGGCTGTGACATGTACAATATGAATTGGCAGCATAAACAAAATCCTGCAACAATGACCTTCATACCAATTCTAGCAACGCTCTATCCGATGACTTTGACTTTACTTGCCAGATTAATAGCAATGATTACATCACGTGCCTAATACAAAGTCAACTTGGTTCAGCCAAATGTGTCACGCTCATTTGAAATGGCCATTGTACTAAAAAATTTGCACATTTAATAGAGATGATTGGCCACTAGGATGGATCTAACTACAATCTCAGAAAAACACATGTGAAGGCCAAGAGTAGACATGAGTGCTACTTTTACACCAACAAAGTGTCTCAATTACATTCACAGAAATCCTTCCAAATATACAACCCCCGGTTGGGAAACTGATTGTTTAAGCTGGCTTGTCTCGGgatccttaaacttttgaatATACTAAATACCTACCACCCATTGTTCCCAGACTCCTATATGTCAGAAAGCACTTGAAAATGTTTGGGCATCACAGGTAgctaaatctctctctctttttccttttcttttcttagagTCAATCAAAGCGGATCCCCCAAATCATTTCAGCACATCGAGACAAGGCAACCAGTGCAATCTCTGCATGGAGCCTCAGAATCAACAGCACGCGCTTGCAATTGGGATATGTATATAGTGGAATTAGGGATTGTTTCGTTTTAAACTATCTCAGGCAAACATTTGCGAAAGGACCACATATTAATGGAGTAATTGCTGGCTACACTGGGGTAAGCCGGAGCCTAAAGAGATGCATCCGCGTCTCATCGTCACAGACATTTAAACAATCAACATACGTATGCTCGCGGATCGGCTGCGAAACTAATAGTCAAATCTAGCAAACATTCACACGCACGAACCACGAAGAAGAAACGGTAGATGCTTTAGCATAAGGCGGCGATGACCGAAACCTTCTCGAGCTGTTTTATGAGGGAATTGAGGAGGGCGTTGGTGGTCTTAGTCCGCTCGCCCTGCGGGATCCTCAAACCGCGATCCATCGCATACAGCCTACCTGGATAAACAGTACAAACCAAAGCAGCCGGCGGGAGTAAGCGCGCGGAAACGATCGCGGAAACGGAGACATGGCGAACTCCTAGAGCTAGGGTtagatgcagagagagagagagagaggtttacaATAATAAGCGACGACAGGTTCGTGTTTCTGCAACTCGTCGGCCCGTTGGAGGTACGGCAGCAGCGCCTTCGCCGGCTCTTGCTCGCTCGCCATAGCTGATCCTCcgcccgagagagagagagagattgcagGAGTTGGAGTTTAATTTAGGTTTTTGATTTGGGGTTCTAGAGAGGAAGGGATGGATTGCTGACTCCACAAACGACGTCGCTTTGACATCTGTGTTGCttattcttgttcttcttcttgaacTCCTATTTCCTCCCTCTGTCCTCGTCAGTTTATTTCTTAGGCCCGAAGTTTCCTCGCGTACGAAATTAAAAGACCCTACCCCAAGAAAACCTTGGGGCCATTTGGCATCagaaaatgtttggaaataaaaatgaaactgctttttatattccaattttctttctttttcaaaattacgTTTGATTCGTAAAATAAGAATGttttagaaaattgaaaaatatgaaagCATGGTATGACATTAAAATCCATGCGCACACAGTTAgctaattaatttcaaataccATACTTTCTTATGCCATTATATATTATAGCGATGATCTCTACGCTAAGAGAATCTAATAAGCAACGTAATCTGTAAATAATTATCTTCAACACATGCAAATAGTTGCAAGATTCATTAGTTAATTCCTCGATTATTTAGCTATTAGAGTTAGTCATATCACTtgtcattttcagaaaaagtctatataatatatgataattatataaatggACAACAAACTTTGACTTAATCTACAGTGTTGtcatcaaattattaattcGTTTAATGTGATAtttaaactttaattcaatGTTTAACGTTTAATTCTATTGAATGTGatattttgaacttttagtaaatattatattaaatctCCTAATTATATTGAGACAtcct
The window above is part of the Eucalyptus grandis isolate ANBG69807.140 chromosome 6, ASM1654582v1, whole genome shotgun sequence genome. Proteins encoded here:
- the LOC104450272 gene encoding protein HOMOLOG OF MAMMALIAN LYST-INTERACTING PROTEIN 5 isoform X1 — translated: MASEQEPAKALLPYLQRADELQKHEPVVAYYCRLYAMDRGLRIPQGERTKTTNALLNSLIKQLEKDKKSLTLGPEDSLHLEGFALNVFGKADKQDRAGRADLNTAKTFYAASIFFEILNQFGPLQPDLEQKQKYAAWKAADIRKALKEGRKPVPGPPSGDEELFMPSSAPSGSYDLGPSDSAFSNAGPEVDSSPQVHEKLDHQHHHSAGIPPSHDFQPPSPPITKAASSTYSSYHPPNYPQESSHPPPNYPQESSHPPPNYPQESSHPPPNYAQESSHASPNRPSDVKQHLSHGYPSEQLPQMPHNYPSEQLPQMPHNYPSEPQQNIPHTYLSESQQHIPNNYPSQETPIYSYPHFQSYPSFTESNLSSVPSQYSSYYQGHDESYPPQSDHQTSKNYASTAQYGAGSRNGTAPEAPPAEAYKYDSNYQPPPEKIAEAHKAARFAVGALAFDDVSIAVDFLRKSLELLTNPSVGK
- the LOC104450272 gene encoding protein HOMOLOG OF MAMMALIAN LYST-INTERACTING PROTEIN 5 isoform X2 produces the protein MDRGLRIPQGERTKTTNALLNSLIKQLEKDKKSLTLGPEDSLHLEGFALNVFGKADKQDRAGRADLNTAKTFYAASIFFEILNQFGPLQPDLEQKQKYAAWKAADIRKALKEGRKPVPGPPSGDEELFMPSSAPSGSYDLGPSDSAFSNAGPEVDSSPQVHEKLDHQHHHSAGIPPSHDFQPPSPPITKAASSTYSSYHPPNYPQESSHPPPNYPQESSHPPPNYPQESSHPPPNYAQESSHASPNRPSDVKQHLSHGYPSEQLPQMPHNYPSEQLPQMPHNYPSEPQQNIPHTYLSESQQHIPNNYPSQETPIYSYPHFQSYPSFTESNLSSVPSQYSSYYQGHDESYPPQSDHQTSKNYASTAQYGAGSRNGTAPEAPPAEAYKYDSNYQPPPEKIAEAHKAARFAVGALAFDDVSIAVDFLRKSLELLTNPSVGK